Below is a genomic region from Martelella lutilitoris.
TCCCCTGGCCCTATGGCGCGAACGGCAAGGTGAAGTCGATTTCGACTTGCCGCCGGACCGAATGGCGTTCTGGACCAGCTTCCTGCCAGGCGACCGGAGGCGCCTGCTGAAGGACGGCATTCACCTGGAGAAGATTCGCTACTGGTCGGACGCCCTATCACGGGATGTCGGCCGGGGTGCAGAGCTTGAGATCAAATATGATCCACGAGACCTTTCCCGGATATTCGTTCGCCAGTCGGACGGCCGGTTTGTAGAGGCGCGGTATCGAAATCTCGCCTATCCGCCGGTCTCATGGTGGGAATGGAAACACGCCAAGAAAAGGCTGCGAGACCAGGGACGGCGTGAGTTACAGGAAGACGTTATTTTTGCAGCGATCGCAAAACAGCGACAGATTGAGGACATTGCCGCATCCTCAAGCGCTAAAGCGCGCCGGAGTACCGCGCGAAGACCTGTTAAACAGGACCAAAAGGAAAGCGGCCATGTCACGACCATAGATATGACCAAACCAACTGCTTCAGGCGACGACACGGAATTTTGGGATTGATGATTGAATTCACGCATTTAGCGCCCGGCGCCGCAGCACTTGCCAACGCACCAAACGAAACACGGATTCGTGCCATTCGATCTGATCGTTGGGTCGGTTTTGATCGCGCCCGTCGTGTGTTGCGGCATCTTGATGGACTTTGCGACCATCCACCATCAACGCGTCCGCCGGGGCTTGCAATTTATGGCCATAGCGGCATGGGCAAAACTATGCTGGTGGAAAAGTTCAAACGTGATCACCCACCAGTTATTAATCACAGCACCGGTGTTGAGAGTATGCCAGTGCTGGCAATCACACTGACGTCACGACCTACGGAACGCCGAATATATGGGCAATTGCTGATGGCCATGGGAGCGAGCATCAACGAACGCCTGACGCTCATGGAACTTGAGATAAGGACCGTTCTCCTCCTGAAAAGCAATAACGTTCGCGTTCTGGTATTCGATGAGGTTCACAACCTGCTTGCGGGAACCCCGAGAGAACAGCGTGTGATCCTCCAACTGTTGCGATATCTCAGTAACGAGACCAAAGCCTCGCTCGTCTGCCTTGGTGTGTCCGAAGCCCGCGACGCGATTGCCGGCGACACTCAACTGGCACGGCGCCTGGATCAGTTTGTGCTGCCTAGATGGAATGCAAATGAGGAGTTTCAGGAACTGGTCACCGCAATTCTGCGCAGTCTACCGCTCCAACTTCCGTCCGCCTTATCGAGCCAAAGTCTGCGACACCTCTCCCGTCTCGGCGACGGCATAACGGCACGTGTGTTTGGGATACTCAACGAACTCGCAATTGAAGCCATTCAGGATGGCACAGAGCGGATCACCGATGAAAACATTGAATCCTGGAAGCCTTCCTTGGAAAAAGAAGCGGCATTCGCCTAGCCGACAAAACGTTACACTTCAATTGAGACTTTTCGGGCTTGAGTCTCAATTGAAGTGTAACGTTTTGGTATAAACTGACCGAGTCTCAGTTTGGAGTGCAAATCGATACCAATTGTTTCTAAATCGTGTGTTGCTAAAGCAGCATTTGAATCGCATTTGAGATAAATCCAAGTCTTTGATTTTTCCCAGTTTTTATCTGTTCCTCGTAGTGTCTTTCCATCAACTTTGGGGAAAGGTTCAACATGGGAAAGTCAGTTATTGCGGCGCTTGCGCTCGCCTTGTCATGCGGCGCCGCCGGCGCCAATGCACTCCATCTCAACCAGACGCAGCCAACTAGCGTTGCGAATATGGTGACGTTCGGCAGAACGACAATACCTATCGGCTATTATGACTATTGCCAGCGCTACGCCGATCGCTGTGACCGCCCCGCAGATGGCCAGATCGTCGAATTGACACGCGAACTTTGGAGCGACATCATTCAAACCAATGATGATGTGAATACGTCCGTTGCACCTCTGACCGACAACGAAATATTCGGGGTTGAAGAGCGGTGGGAATATCCCAAAAATGTTGGCGATTGCGAAGATTACGCACTTGAAAAGCGCAAACGCCTAAATCAACGGGGCATACCCTTGGGTGCACTATCAATGACGGTTGGACGGGATGCAAATGGAGGCGGACATGCGGTCCTGACCGTTATCACCGATCGGGGGGATTTCGTTCTGGACAACGTTGAACCTCGGGTTCTGCTCTGGAAAGAAACAGAACTCTATTTCCTCAAGCGCCAATCGCAACATGACCCCAACACATGGGTCAGTCTCGTCTCTGGT
It encodes:
- a CDS encoding TniB family NTP-binding protein — encoded protein: MIEFTHLAPGAAALANAPNETRIRAIRSDRWVGFDRARRVLRHLDGLCDHPPSTRPPGLAIYGHSGMGKTMLVEKFKRDHPPVINHSTGVESMPVLAITLTSRPTERRIYGQLLMAMGASINERLTLMELEIRTVLLLKSNNVRVLVFDEVHNLLAGTPREQRVILQLLRYLSNETKASLVCLGVSEARDAIAGDTQLARRLDQFVLPRWNANEEFQELVTAILRSLPLQLPSALSSQSLRHLSRLGDGITARVFGILNELAIEAIQDGTERITDENIESWKPSLEKEAAFA
- a CDS encoding transglutaminase-like cysteine peptidase — its product is MGKSVIAALALALSCGAAGANALHLNQTQPTSVANMVTFGRTTIPIGYYDYCQRYADRCDRPADGQIVELTRELWSDIIQTNDDVNTSVAPLTDNEIFGVEERWEYPKNVGDCEDYALEKRKRLNQRGIPLGALSMTVGRDANGGGHAVLTVITDRGDFVLDNVEPRVLLWKETELYFLKRQSQHDPNTWVSLVSG